A region from the Silene latifolia isolate original U9 population chromosome 7, ASM4854445v1, whole genome shotgun sequence genome encodes:
- the LOC141592033 gene encoding nuclear transport factor 2-like, whose translation MAASNVSAFEVGSFFINQYYQVLSESPEYSHRFYNESSTMTRVDGDVTQTVSTMLEIHTLLTSLNVSKVEVTRLDVQNSWNGGILLIVSGIVRSRNFYGKRKFTQVFFLAPQDNGYFVMNDVLQFQDGDVINQHPVPELPDIPVDSEVHATNSHLEQTVPNYEYEEETREYVNSLHIEDDSPIDKYSLPDEQQHEEFQPETVVEEAPMEEPYTYESAVNHVEDPVLAPAPLPAPEPAHESAVEPAGERAKLSYASILQASKGQSSQSSVPRQTVVRQSMPPPPAMEQTVQAGAQQLNPSASSFVPDASGPGADDGLAQEEELASVYVRNLPSNVTNADLEREFKNFGKIKPNGVFIRNKKEIGICFAFVEYEDMSGVHTAIQASPIELLGRQVYIEGRRASSNSSARGGAVARGRGRGRGTYQNEAPRGRGGVRTSGSAFDSVRGNGFQQRSYQ comes from the exons ATGGCGGCTTCTAATGTCTCTGCTTTCGAG GTTGGTTCGTTCTTTATCAATCAATATTATCAAGTGCTGAGTGAGTCACCAGAGTATTCTCATCGATTTTACAATGAATCAAGCACCATGACTCGAGTTGATGGGGATGTTACCCAGACTGTTTCTACTATGCTG GAAATCCATACCCTTCTTACTTCTCTCAATGTTAGTAAAGTTGAAGTCACGCGGCTGGATGTTCAAAACTCATGGAATGGTGGCATTCTTCTTATTGTGTCTGGCATCGTGAGGTCAAGGAACTTCTATGGAAAAAGGAAGTTCACACAGGTCTTCTTCTTAGCTCCTCAGGATAACGGGTACTTTGTCATGAATGATGTTCTTCAGTTTCAAGATGGGGATGTCATTAACCAGCATCCAGTACCTGAATTACCTGACATTCCGGTTGACTCAGAAGTGCATGCAACTAATTCGCATCTAGAGCAGACAG TTCCAAATTATGAATATGAGGAGGAGACCAGGGAATATGTGAACTCACTGCATATTGAAGATGATAGTCCCATTGACAAATATAGCCTTCCTGATGAACAGCAGCATGAAGAGTTTCAGCCAGAAACAGTTGTCGAAGAGGCTCCAATGGAAGAGCCATATACCTATGAGAGTGCTGTTAACCATGTAGAAGACCCTGTCCTTGCACCTGCTCCTCTGCCGGCTCCTGAACCTGCACATGAGTCTGCTGTGGAACCCGCTGGAGAACGTGCAAAGTTGTCATATGCATCCATT TTGCAAGCGTCAAAGGGACAATCTTCACAATCATCTGTTCCCCGTCAAACTGTCGTAAGACAAAGCATGCCTCCTCCACCCGCAATGGAACAGACTGTACAAGCGGGTGCTCAGCAACTAAACCCATCAGCGTCGTCATTTGTACCCGACGCATCTGGTCCTGGGGCAGATGACGGTTTGGCTCAAGAAG AGGAGCTGGCATCTGTCTACGTGAGGAACTTGCCCTCAAATGTTACAAATGCTGATCTTGAGAGGGAATTCAAGAATTTTGGCAAAATCAAACCTAATGGAGTATTTATCAGGAATAAAAAG GAAATTGGTATTTGCTTTGCCTTTGTTGAGTATGAAGATATGTCTGGTGTTCATACTGCAATTCAG GCTTCACCAATAGAACTGTTGGGTAGGCAAGTCTACATCGAGGGGAGGAGAGCAAGCAGCAATAGTAGTGCTCGAGGTGGAG CCGTAGCAAGAGGCAGAGGTCGAGGTAGAGGCACTTACCAAAATGAAGCCCCAAGGGGGCGTGGCGGTGTTAGGACTTCAGGAAGCGCCTTTGATTCTGTAAGAGGCAACGGCTTCCAGCAACGTTCCTACCAATAA
- the LOC141592034 gene encoding putative inactive receptor kinase At1g27190 — protein MMKKKKKQSLDIPIMFLLLLLFIIFPLSNAVTEDDVKCLKGVKNSLKDPNLKLNSWTFSNSSDVGFICTFAGASCWNNRENKLISLQLTDFQLSGNIPDSLQFCSSIQTLDLSGNDFMGSIPVNICSWLPFLVTLDLSDNQLSGEIPPDLGNCQYLNKLVLSNNQLSGLIPAQLSNLNRLTVFSVADNHLSRQIPEFLAHFDESGFDGNDGLCGKPVGSKCNGLSKKNLAIIIAAGVFGAAASLGLGFVLWWWYFSRAGRRRKEGYGLGRTTDGTWVDRLAAYKLSQVSLFQKPLVKVRVADLLVATNSFSRDNVMISTRMGITYGAMLPDGSTLAIKRLSACKLSEKPFRTEMNKLGKLRHPNLVPLLGYCIVEDEKLLIYKHMSNGTLHSVIHGKTMFLDWPTRFRIGLGAARGLAWLHHGGELSYLHQNISSNVILLDDDLDARIIDFGLARLLSSSESSNESSFVNGELGEFGYIAPEYSSTFTASLKGDVYAFGVVLLELLTGQKPLEVALAEEEFKGNLVDWVNTLSSSGRLIEAIDEDICGKGHDDDILQVFTIASKCTVSRPKDRYSMYQVYESLNNMSEDRYSEQYAEFPLVFGRHDMDQPV, from the coding sequence atgatgaaaaagaaaaagaagcaaTCTTTAGATATACCCATCatgtttcttcttcttcttttgttcatcattttcccTCTTTCAAATGCTGTTACTGAAGATGATGTAAAATGTCTTAAAGGTGTTAAAAACTCCTTAAAAGACCCAAATTTAAAGCTCAATTCTTGGACTTTTTCCAATTCTTCTGATGTTGGTTTTATCTGCACTTTTGCTGGTGCATCCTGTTGGAATAACAGGGAAAATAAGCTGATTAGTCTGCAACTTACAGATTTTCAGCTTTCTGGGAATATCCCAGATTCTCTGCAGTTTTGTTCTAGCATTCAGACACTTGATCTTTCTGGTAATGATTTCATGGGTTCAATTCCTGTTAATATTTGTTCATGGCTCCCTTTTTTGGTTACTTTAGATTTGTCTGATAATCAATTATCTGGTGAAATACCTCCTGATCTTGGTAACTGTCAGTATTTGAACAAGTTGGTTTTGTCTAATAATCAATTATCTGGTTTAATTCCTGCTCAACTGTCAAATTTGAACAGACTTACTGTGTTTTCTGTTGCTGATAATCATCTTTCTCGGCAAATTCCTGAATTTTTGGCACATTTTGACGAGTCTGGCTTTGATGGGAATGATGGGTTATGTGGGAAACCTGTTGGGTCTAAGTGTAATGGGTTGAGTAAGAAGAATTTGGCAATTATTATAGCTGCTGGTGTGTTTGGCGCAGCCGCGtcgttagggttagggtttgtgTTATGGTGGTGGTATTTTTCGAGGGCggggaggaggaggaaggaaggtTATGGTCTTGGAAGGACTACTGATGGTACTTGGGTTGATAGGCTGGCAGCTTATAAGCTGTCACAGGTTTCTTTGTTTCAAAAACCTCTTGTGAAGGTTAGGGTGGCTGATTTGTTGGTTGCTACTAATAGTTTTAGTCGGGATAATGTGATGATCTCGACTAGAATGGGAATAACCTATGGAGCCATGTTGCCTGATGGGTCGACATTGGCTATAAAGCGGCTTAGTGCTTGTAAGCTTAGCGAGAAGCCGTTTAGGACGGAGATGAACAAGTTGGGAAAGCTTAGGCATCCAAATTTGGTTCCTCTGTTGGGATATTGTATCGTGGAGGATGAGAAGTTATTGATTTATAAGCATATGTCTAATGGAACATTGCATTCTGTGATACATGGGAAGACGATGTTTTTGGATTGGCCTACGAGGTTTAGAATTGGGTTAGGTGCCGCAAGAGGTCTTGCTTGGCTTCATCATGGAGGGGAATTGTCGTATTTGCACCAAAACATAAGCTCAAATGTAATTCTTCTAGATGATGACTTGGATGCTAGGATAATCGACTTTGGGCTAGCAAGGCTTCTGTCGTCTTCAGAATCTAGTAATGAGAGTAGCTTTGTCAATGGCGAATTGGGAGAATTCGGATATATAGCACCTGAATATTCTAGCACCTTCACGGCATCACTGAAGGGGGATGTTTATGCTTTTGGTGTGGTTCTTTTAGAATTGCTGACGGGGCAAAAACCGTTAGAAGTGGCCCTTGCTGAGGAGGAGTTTAAGGGAAACTTAGTCGATTGGGTGAATACATTGTCGAGCTCTGGCCGATTAATTGAAGCCATTGATGAAGATATATGTGGAAAAGGACATGATGATGATATTCTTCAGGTGTTTACAATTGCATCTAAATGTACAGTTTCTCGACCCAAGGACCGATATTCAATGTACCAAGTGTATGAGTCACTGAATAACATGTCTGAGGACCGTTACTCAGAGCAATACGCTGAATTTCCATTGGTTTTTGGAAGACATGACATGGATCAGCCAGTATAG